DNA sequence from the Lycium barbarum isolate Lr01 chromosome 5, ASM1917538v2, whole genome shotgun sequence genome:
AACTCGTTACATTGTACCTATTTCTTTTTTGAGTCATCCAGATTTGCAGAGTCTCCTTCATCATGCTGAAGAAGAATTTGAAGTTGATCACGACACGGGCATCACTATTCCCTGCGACGAAGTCGTCTTCCGGTCTCTTACTTCCATGATTCAGGAGTAGTGAAGTgttagaaaggaaaaaaaaaaagaagtaaatatgAGGTGTAAGATTCTGGAGTAGTACTCACTACTTGGAGTGGTGTTTATATATATTTGCACCCTGTAAGAGAAGTGAATGTCTCTCAATCTATTTGCCATTTTCCATACAAGTATCTCTCAGTGATTTGCACTTTTACTGAATGTCCTACGTAATTCAATGTGTTACGAGAGCATGCATAAGTTCTAGTTTCAAGTATCAAGTTCACCCTTGTTAAAAATAATTCCACATGCTTAGAAGCTTACGAGAAATATACAAATTGGTCACACAATTCAAACATTTATGCTATTGTTTCgagaaacaacaacaataacaaaatgTAAAGAGAAACAATAGTTTTTATTTTCTACACCACAAAAAAAGACAACGTAGGGCATTACATGTAAAACTTCATCATTTTATTAAAACATAAttgtctaactttttttttaattaatcggAATGATTTTAATCCAAACCAAACGAATATAATAGTTACCAATGAAATGTGCAGAGTGTATCAATCAGTAGTGCAACATGCAATATCCCAATTGATGAATTTACAAGAGAAGACGTCTCAAATTCTTTAACACATATTTCTTGTTCTCAcactaagatttttttttttgacaaaaaaaagAAAATGCAGTCAGTGGATTCAGAGTATATTTTATTCGAGTTCATGAGAACTCAGTAACTTTTACTCAAACCTTATAAGTTGTACATGTATTAAAACATTTGAATGTAAACccaattatattatatattaacTTGAGGTCACGGTAAAAATTTATAAACTTCATATTTTGAATCCACTTTTGCATCAGTTTCTCTATTGCTCTTCTTATTGTCATTGGTTGTATCGTATGTAAATAAAATGGATTTCATACAGCTGAATTCTCCTTATTCCAAATGTAAACAACAAGGGGTACTTTCTTCGAGAATTGCCCTCATATTTTTATGCGAAATAGAGCATGTAATTCAAATAATGCTAACAACTGACTGGTAATTTCTTGTACTTGGCATCATATTCTTTAGAACAACCCGATGCTCGTTAAAATATTGTTAGTACCATCCAAGTATCAAGGTGCATGTTTGCTGTCTCATTTTGGAGCTCTATGTTTGTTTCCTTTAAAAATacttcctccgttcacttttatttgtccaccATGGACTTTACACACTCCTTAATAAATAAAGTGCATATTTATcataatactcatattaattggtgcatgaCTTCTTAATgggtttgaaaaatgatttggaaTGAGTAACTAATGCTAGCTAGGGCTAAAtcagaaaaaataaattatttttctcttgatatactaaagtgaacaagtaaaagtgaaaatctgtTTTTGAAatagtgaacaaataaaagtgaacggagagagtatGTTGGTTTCTTTTCAAACAATATAAATAAGAATGCAGTACAATTGAAAAGGAAGCTAAGGTATCATACATTTTATTGAACAGTACGAAATCTACGGAAATAAATGTGTTATCTAGTTGTAGTCGCACAATTCTGTTTCGAGAAATACGATATAATTAATGAATTTGCTTGCTTACTGAATCTTTCAACTCCTCCTAGAAATTATCCAAACTCCAAAAAGTTTGCCTAGGACCACTCTTTACCAAAAAATAGGTGTGTTTCAACTTGTTTGTTAAAACAAACTAggataagataaaaaaaaagatagagaTCAGCTAATTAAGTGATCTAATTGTATTAGTGCAAGATCTCAAAGATTCTAATCTTTGAAAATTCCATCCTTTTATTTTATAGTGGTACGAAAAAATATTCATACAAGAGAGTATAAAATTTTCTCTCTTCCTCCATAAATAGCTTCACATTTCTCTATTCCAAATATCACCACCTTCTCTCAAAACAAAAAGGAGGTATTGATCTTTCTTCTTCTTACTAAAGCTCTCGACTTTCTTTATATTTCTTCAAGAAAACATACAAAATGGCAATCAGAAAATCAAACAAGCTACCACAAGCTCCAATTTTGAAGCAAATTCTGAAAAGGTGTTCGAGTTTAGGTAAGAAGCACgtctatgatgatgatgaagatcaCCTTTCTGTTGACGTACCAAAAGGACATTTTACAGTTTACGTTGGAGAGAATCGAACTCGATACATCATACCTATTTCTTTTCTGACTCATCCAGATTTTCAGTGCCTCCTTCGTTGCGCTGAAGAAGAATTTGGCTTTGATCATGACATGGGCATCACAATTCCTTGCGAAGAACTCGTTTTCCAGTCACTAACTTCCATGATCCAGTAGTGAAGTGTACAACAGGAAAGAAAAGAGTGAATACTAATGAACTAGGTGTAAGATTTTTGAGTGAAGAAGGATGGGCTCAATCAGAAGCAAATTGGTGTTTTTTGCTTCACCTTTTGCTAACATCTAATTTCTTCACTccactattttttttctttttctagaaaCCACATGATATTACTAGTAGTTTTTCTTTTGGGGTCAGGATCAAgatttgtacaaaaaaaaaaaaaaaacttggaaaTTTCCTTGCATTGGTGTTTTGCACCCAATGAGAATAGAGAATCTCTTTTAATCTATTTCCCATTTTCAACTCCCAATACATTTGCATTTTTACTGTCAATTGATCATATTGGTATTGGTGCTGTCAATTGATCATACTGGTATTGGTGCATTCTTCTTGAATTGTAATATACTAGCAGTGCATAGTAATTACGTGGTAGCAATGACATTCTTGGCTCTACTCTGAAGACATGATTGAACAGATAAAATATATCACTCTTATAATTTAAACTTTTAGATAGATTTATCACATCATTTAACATACTATCATAGTAGACGGTGGTTCTGGTTTCAAGTGTTAAGTCAATCTGCATTAATTTCTTTCACGTGCTTACCCAGAAAAAATGAATCGAACAGTTACTCTGCCAAAACTTGTACACGAGTCCATTACACAACCCAATATTCTCATTATTGTTCTAAGCTTTAGTTGACTATTACAAAAGGAAACCAAAAAATGATAGTAATGAGAATGCTGGTAATCCATTAAATTGTCAATTTTGACACATCATCCGCAATTGGAATCATGCGTGAAGTTTGCCGGAATCGGGTGTCCACGAGATACACACGTGTAAAGTTGAAGTGTCTATATGGTCATAATGAAAGTTGGGGTGTTCAACTGTCACGGAGGCCAAGTTAAGATGTCTAATTATATATTCTGCCAAAGGAAAAATATGTAAACATAGAAACAAAAGTTTATTTGCACCCCGAACAGGAAAATTACTCTgtattgtttaaaaaaaaaaaaaaaaaaaaaaaaagaaggtccGATTTCTAAATTATAGGCCATTACCGACTGtaatcataagaagcttttatgGGATTAAAAGAGTAATCATCATAATCATTTTTATAATCCAAATTCCAAACCAAACAGAGTTACAAGAGAATGAATATGTGTGTATTCTATCATTCAGTACTAGTGCAAAATACAAAATCTCAAATCTCAATTGAAGAATTCAGAAGAGAAGACATCTCAAAGTCTTTAACAAAGACTCCTCGTTCTAACACTATCATTCTTTTATCAAAACAAAGGCATGCATCTACTTCTTGCTTCTTGTTATCGAGTGCATGGTATATAATAACTGTGGTTTTTAGTAGTAATGATTTATTACTAGTTAATGATGATTCCGTACGGCTGAGTTGTTCCAAGTGCAAACAAACCAGGGGTACTTCATCTTCGAGTACTTCGCTCATTTTTTTTATGCTAAAAAATGCTACTAATTGACTGGTAATTTCTTGTACTTGGTATTGTTTTCTTTCGAGGAATTAATTGATATTTGTAAATGATAGTTCATTCGATTTTTCTAGCAATTTGTTTATTTGCATTTTTGTCACTTTGTAAACATCTAATTTCCTCTGTACTTCCTATTCTGCAAGAACAACCCATCAGTTAAAATATTAATAATCCAAGTACCAAGCTGTTAGCACCCTAAGTACTCTTGTGCAAAGCCCACACAATCTTGTTTGTTTCTTTTACAAATACGTTGGTTTCTTCATAAACAAAGATAAATCAGTTGGGGTCTTCTTGCATATATGGCTTCACATTCCTCTATCCCAAACACTACGTGCAAAGCCCACATAATCTTGTTTGTTTCTTATACAAATACGTTAGTTTCTTCATAAACAAAGATAAATCAGTTGGGGTCTTCTTGCATATATGGCTTCACATTCCTCTATCCCAAATACTACCACAAATACTTCTTTAGTAGCATTTTCTTTCTCTAAAAGCAAAATTAAAAGTATTGGTGTTTCTTCTTCTGGTTGTTCCTAAAACTCTCAACTTTCTTTGCATTTCGTCAAGCAAGCATACCAAAATGGCCATCAGAAAATCAAACAAGCTAACGCAGGGTGCAGTTGTGAAGCAAATTATTAAAAGGTGTTCGAGTTTGGGTGAGAAACACGGTTATGATGATGGAGATCACCTTCCCATGGATGTACCAAAAGGACATTTTGCAGTTTACGTGGGAGAGAACCGAACTCGATACATTGTACCAATTTCTTTCTTGACTCACCCTGAGTTTCAGTGCCTCCTCCACTGCGCTGAGGAAGAATTCGGCTTCGATCATGACATGGGAATCACCATTCCCTGTGAAGAAGTTGTTTTCCAATCACTAACTTCCATACTCCGGTAATAGAAGTACCTGATTAAAAGAAGAAAAGAGTGAATATTAGTTAAGTGTAAGATTGTTTAGAAAGAAGAATGGCTTCAAGCTGAAGCAAAATCTTTTGCTTCTCTTCTTTCTAACATCTTTCTTCAGTCcagtttttattttctttttccttttttgggcACTTCCTAGTTTTGTTACCCTCTTCTAACACAAACCTAGGAATCACATGACATCATTTGTTGTTTTATGGGTCAGAATCAGATTTGTAAAAAGAAACGTGTAATTTTTGTTCTTGCAGTACTGGTGCTTTTATGCACCCTGTAAGAAAGCATTGTGAATGTCTCAACTTATATGCTATTTTCGATACAAAAGTCTCTTGAACTATTTGCATTCTTACTGCATCTTTGTTTTGGCAAAGTCCAACATATTTGAACCCTCATAAAGTACATTCCAACTACATCAAGAACAACCCCTTAACATTTTTAGCAATTTAGCTTAATCGATCAGAGTCCTCAAAACCCCACAACCTCAAACCATTTCTACTAAGCGACATGAATCCATGCGTAGGAGCTCTTTAGGATCGACATCTTTAACTCATCTTGTGACATATACAAGGCTATGTCAATGCCTTTCTTTAAGCCCTTCTTTATCTATTCACCTGATTTCTCAATCTAATTCCACATACTGTTCCTGACATTCAATCGTGAAAGCCAAACATAAACCCCGCTATTTAGAGGTCCAACTGGATTACCCTTTGAGTAGCTGAATTACCAGTTCATGAACGGGATTACTCAATTCAAATGCAAAAAGCCCAATAAACGAGAGAAATTTGATTCGTGTAAGGTTTAAAAATGTCATATTCATCACCAATGCAAGGCCACCACCCACATCTTAGTTTCGGAGCAGCCTGACAGGAGTGCATTGGGAGATCAATGAACACATCTCACTGCAAGGAATTGTGAGACCACCCATTGGATGATCGAAACCGAATTCTTCTTCAGCTTGACAGAGCAAGTCTTGAAATAAAGGTTGACTCAAGAATGATACGGGGATCACATATCTCTTCTTCTGTTTCTCCTCGACATACACAGCTAAGTGGCCCTTAGGAAAATCTCCAATTGTGGAAGATTTCTTGAGTATACGAGGCATACGAATATCCATGATCTTTTAGATTTAATGTATATGAGcaaagaaggaaaagaagaatACAAAAGACctcaaaagaagaaaaatattctTTGAATGCTTTCAAGTGTTGCTAAGAGCTGTGGTGGTAGACACTCTCTAAATGTGTTTATATAGGCCAAATGGCAACTCAGAGTATCCTGCTGATAGTGAAGACTTATTTCGTGGGCGCTCCCAAAAGACTATATTACCTTAAGTAACACGGTTTTGTCTTCCAACTAATCGTCCGATATTAATAACTCTAGGAATAATTAGTTGAAGATAAAGGCCCGACCTTTTCCCTTATTAACATACACCTAGACATTTCTTGTCTTTAACATAGTTTTGTAATAaagcaattatttttttaaaaaaaggggaaTATCCATCACCAAACACGCCAATAGAACAAAGGAAAGTGGGATGTTCCAGCCCTCCCAGTGCTTTCTTGCTCGGTCCTGAACTTAATACGAAATACTCCTAGTGGATTGCATATATATGGAGATTTAGGAACTATTTCCTAAGATTAAAACAAACAAACACCTGTTCCTAAGATTATAACAAACAAACACCTGTTCCTAAGATTATAACAAACAAACACCTGATCTTAGGAATGCTTAACAGAACCAACTGACTTACAAATTTGACTAACTACAGGAATTAAATTATGTCTTAGGATTTGAACAACAGATAGATAtggcaaaatttaaaaaattgaaaaagaTGTAAGAGGATAAAGGAGAACTTTAGCTCCTCAATGAAAAAGATAAAGAAAAACAGAACAATTCCTAACTGCTTATTCTAGTTGGTCTACGATTATAAGAAAACTCTACCAGGCAACATGCAATTGAAGTATTTAGATTTTATGCGTTGAAGTATGTAAAACACAAAATGTTATGCGTTTCAATTCAATAACCTGCAAACAAGCAACATTCGTTTTTCT
Encoded proteins:
- the LOC132640289 gene encoding protein SMALL AUXIN UP-REGULATED RNA 12-like produces the protein MAIRKSNKLPQAPILKQILKRCSSLGKKHVYDDDEDHLSVDVPKGHFTVYVGENRTRYIIPISFLTHPDFQCLLRCAEEEFGFDHDMGITIPCEELVFQSLTSMIQ
- the LOC132640291 gene encoding auxin-responsive protein SAUR50-like — protein: MAIRKSNKLTQGAVVKQIIKRCSSLGEKHGYDDGDHLPMDVPKGHFAVYVGENRTRYIVPISFLTHPEFQCLLHCAEEEFGFDHDMGITIPCEEVVFQSLTSILR